The Hyphomicrobiales bacterium genome has a window encoding:
- a CDS encoding conserved hypothetical protein (Evidence 4 : Unknown function but conserved in other organisms) gives MQMRHGWTARTKRSACLATTALLTGCVSTGLNYDNLKSGEFSGSVVVIWVGEGGPSGDGNFLFVPDPDKPLTFRRRDPKAPGAVIKPSIMYTDGGSIPKLAQAFRGFSPWGYAPAYMIHDWLFVAQHCIRDRDPAPRYQRLKDVTFEESAKIIGEAIHTLVDANQVKENDTAASLITAAVGTDIARKRWEADGACAESKVSAEDLALANRLVPGSTDVQFKQMRRQIPQAKIGQSRIIARVSF, from the coding sequence ATGCAAATGCGGCATGGCTGGACGGCCCGAACGAAGCGATCTGCCTGCCTGGCGACAACGGCGCTGCTGACCGGCTGCGTCAGCACCGGCTTGAACTACGACAACCTGAAATCGGGGGAGTTCAGCGGTTCGGTCGTCGTGATCTGGGTGGGCGAAGGAGGACCGTCCGGCGACGGCAATTTCCTGTTTGTGCCAGACCCCGACAAGCCGCTCACATTCCGGAGACGCGACCCCAAAGCTCCGGGGGCGGTCATCAAACCCAGCATCATGTACACCGATGGAGGCTCGATCCCGAAGCTCGCGCAAGCCTTCCGGGGTTTTTCTCCATGGGGCTACGCGCCGGCCTACATGATCCACGACTGGCTCTTCGTCGCGCAGCACTGCATCCGCGATCGCGATCCCGCTCCTCGTTATCAGCGCCTCAAGGATGTGACCTTCGAGGAGTCCGCGAAGATCATCGGCGAGGCGATCCATACACTCGTCGATGCCAATCAGGTGAAGGAGAATGACACCGCCGCAAGCCTGATCACCGCCGCGGTCGGCACTGACATCGCGAGGAAGCGCTGGGAAGCGGATGGCGCCTGCGCCGAGTCCAAGGTCTCGGCGGAGGATCTCGCCTTGGCCAATCGCCTCGTTCCTGGCTCCACCGATGTCCAGTTCAAGCAAATGCGCCGGCAGATCCCGCAGGCGAAAATCGGCCAGTCCCGCATCATCGCCAGGGTGTCCTTCTAG
- a CDS encoding hypothetical protein (Evidence 5 : Unknown function), which translates to MPGTSFTREGSQVRSLYRPPFSQIRQGLAAKHPLPQITNREHSPDFPGLSGETGDCTRSMDATQSPWARA; encoded by the coding sequence GTGCCGGGAACTTCGTTCACACGGGAGGGGTCACAGGTTCGATCCCTGTATCGCCCACCATTTTCCCAAATACGTCAGGGGCTTGCAGCTAAGCACCCCCTCCCCCAGATCACGAACCGCGAACATTCCCCAGATTTCCCCGGCCTTTCGGGAGAAACGGGGGACTGCACTCGCTCCATGGACGCGACGCAATCGCCATGGGCGCGCGCATGA